A DNA window from Pyrus communis chromosome 3, drPyrComm1.1, whole genome shotgun sequence contains the following coding sequences:
- the LOC137729073 gene encoding pterin-4-alpha-carbinolamine dehydratase 2, mitochondrial-like: MSRLLQKVPLASVIQSFTGTHGRFVCQGSHIFLILYCFLVALDLLIKKCVSCDAKDMRPMTEQAANGLITKVDGWNLVSEGDALRLKRSWTVKTFTKGLDMLKLVADVAEAEGHYPDLHLVGWNNVTVEIWTHAVGGLTENDFILAAKINRISMQHLLRRKATD, encoded by the exons ATGAGTCGACTGTTGCAGaag GTACCATTAGCATCTGTGATTCAAAGCTTCACTGGAACTCATGGACG CTTTGTTTGTCAGGGAAGTCATATTTTTCTTATCTTGTACTGTTTTCTGGTGGCATTAGATTTGTTAATAAAGAAGTGCGTGTCTTGCGACGCAAAGGACATGCGACCCATGACTGAACAAGCAGCAAATGGATTAATCACAAAG GTGGACGGATGGAATTTGGTGAGTGAAGGTGATGCTTTGAGACTGAAAAGATCATGGACAGTTAAGACCTTCACAAAAGGACTGGATATGCTTAAGCTCGTAGCTGATGTTGCAGAAGCAGAAG GTCATTATCCAGATCTTCATCTAGTTGGATGGAACAATGTAACAGTCGAGATTTGGACACATGCGGTTG GTGGATTGACCGAGAATGACTTCATACTTGCTGCTAAGATCAACAGAATCAGCATGCAACACCTACTGAGGCGGAAAGCTACTGATTGA
- the LOC137728693 gene encoding uncharacterized protein → MADPELEAIRQRRMQELMAQHGVGGSGGQQQNPEQHKANEDAKREAEERRQMMLSQIVSGEARERIARIALVKPEKARGVEDVILRAAQMGQIVEKVSEERLISLLEQINNQTTKQTKVTIQRRRSVLEDDD, encoded by the exons ATG GCTGATCCTGAACTGGAAGCAATCAGACAAAGAAGAATGCAGGAGCTTATGGCTCAACATGGTGTG GGAGGGTCTGGAGGGCAACAACAAAACCCAGAGCAGCACAAGGCAAATGAAGATGCCAAGAG GGAGGCTGAAGAACGGAGGCAGATGATGCTTAGTCAGATTGTGTCAGGTGAAGCTCGTGAAAGAA TTGCTAGAATTGCTTTGGTGAAACCTGAGAAGGCAAGGGGTGTTGAAGATGTTATACTGAGAGCTGCTCAAATGGGCCAGATAGTTGAGAAG GTATCTGAGGAGAGGCTCATCTCGTTGTTGGAGCAGATCAACAACCAAACAACCAAACAGACCAAAGTCACC ATTCAGAGGCGTAGGAGCGtccttgaagatgatgattaa
- the LOC137728664 gene encoding uncharacterized protein, whose product MEHNNSRVGENSSSHCNNTKNPDSHRICPSRDPMPGTGSDLWKNGLICAFEFIRSRKKIISSKPGSKNLTKQQIDGEQERVRVPSYGFSDSPSQMEDRSQQSGQVQDMERFEGGHWVPIGWDRISEIVQTVQANASWASQQFGMDGEDDFTVADLAAPYWERPAGPIWWCHVSAGHPTVEAWLNNAQWLHPAVRLALRDESRLISDRMKHLLYEVPVRVAGGLLFELLGQSIGNPFVDEDDIPIVLRSWQAQNFLVTVLHIKGPVSSINVLGITEVQELLSTGGYNAPRTVHEVIAHLACRLTRWDDRLFRKSIFGAADEVELKFVNRRNHEDMNLFTVILNQEIRKLSRQVIRVKWSLHAREEIVFELLQHLRGNAARTLLEEIRKATREMIEEQEAVRGRLFTIQDVMQSTVRAWLQDRSLRVTHNLTIFGGCGLVLSIITGLFGINVDGMPGAQNAPYAFGVFSAVLVFIGAVLIGVGLLYLGLKQPVTEEQVEVRKLELQELVKMFQHEAENHEVVRKDASRSNLSPTAGNGFLHDADYVVIQGV is encoded by the exons ATGGAACACAACAACAGTAGAGTGGGGGAGAACAGTTCTTCCCATTGCAATAACACGAAGAACCCGGATAGCCATAGAATTTGTCCTAGTAGAGATCCCATGCCTGGGACTGGGAGTGACCTTTGGAAAAATGGGCTTATTTGTGCTTTTGAGTTTATCCGAAGCCGGAAGAAAATAATTAGTTCAAAACCTGGTTCAAAAAACCTGACTAAACAACAAATAGATGGTGAGCAAGAGAGGGTGCGTGTTCCTTCTTACGGATTTTCTGATTCTCCATCCCAAATGGAAGATAGGAGCCAGCAATCAGGCCAAGTTCAGGATATGGAAAGGTTTGAGGGTGGTCATTGGGTTCCAATTGGGTGGGATAGGATTTCGGAAATTGTACAAACTGTGCAAGCTAATGCTAGTTGGGCCTCTCAGCAGTTTGGGATGGATGGTGAAGATGACTTCACTGTTGCAGATTTAGCAGCTCCATATTGGGAGCGTCCAGCAGGGCCCATTTGGTGGTGCCATGTCTCTGCAGGCCACCCCACAGTTGAAGCATGGCTCAACAATGCCCAGTGGCTTCACCCTGCAGTTAGGTTAGCTTTGAGAGATGAAAGTCGACTGATCAGTGACCGGATGAAGCACCTGCTATACGAG GTCCCAGTTAGGGTTGCCGGGGGTTTGCTATTTGAGCTTTTGGGACAGTCTATTGGGAATCCATTTGTTGATGAGGATGATATCCCCATTGTTCTTCGATCGTGGCAAGCGCAAAACTTCCTTGTAACTGTTTTGCATATTAAGGGGCCCGTGTCAAGTATAAATGTGTTGGGTATCACAGAAGTTCAG GAACTTCTTTCAACTGGAGGCTATAATGCACCGAGAACAGTGCATGAAGTCATAGCACATCTAGCTTGCCGCCTTACTCGATGGGATGACAG GTTATTCCGTAAGTCCATATTTGGAGCAGCTGATGAGGTTGAATTAAAATTTGTGAACAG GAGAAACCATGAGGATATGAATCTTTTCACTGTAATCCTCAACCAAGAAATCAGAAAGCTATCAAGACAG GTTATCAGAGTGAAGTGGTCGCTTCATGCAAGAGAAGAGATTGTATTCGAGCTTCTCCAACATTTGAGAGGAAATGCAGCAAGAACCTTGTTAGAGGAAATACGAAAGGCCACAAGAGAAATGATCGAGGAGCAAGAAGCAGTTCGCGGCCGCTTATTTACCATTCAGGACGTGATGCAGAGCACTGTTCGTGCGTGGTTACAGGATCGAAGCCTTCGAGTGACACACAACCTGACTATTTTTGGTGGCTGCGGCCTTGTCCTTTCCATCATCACCGGGCTATTTGGAATTAATGTTGACGGAATGCCGGGAGCACAGAACGCTCCATACGCATTCGGTGTATTTTCAGCCGTTCTCGTCTTTATAGGAGCCGTGCTAATCGGAGTAGGGCTGCTCTACCTTGGGCTGAAACAACCGGTCACCGAAGAGCAGGTTGAAGTTAGAAAGTTGGAGCTTCAAGAGTTGGTTAAGATGTTTCAGCACGAGGCTGAGAATCATGAAGTGGTTCGCAAAGATGCGTCTCGCAGTAATCTCTCCCCTACAGCCGGCAACGGTTTCCTACATGATGCAGATTATGTTGTGATTCAAGGAGTATGA
- the LOC137728665 gene encoding coatomer subunit zeta-2-like, which produces MESCPSIKNILLLDSEGKRVAVKYYSEEDWPTNTAKESFEKAVFTKTQKTNARTEAEIAMFEGTIVVYKFVQDLHFFVTGGENENELILATVLQGFFDAVGILLRGNVDKKEALENLDLILLCLDEIVDGGIILETDSNVIASKVASHSIDAGAPLSEQTISQALATAREHLARQLLK; this is translated from the exons ATG GAGTCCTGCCCTTCGATAAAGAACATCCTCCTCCTCGATTCTGAAGGGAAACGTGTGGCTGTCAAGTATTATTCAGAGGAGGACTGGCCAACAAATACTGCCAAAGAATCTTTTGAGAAAGCTGTATTTACTAAAACTCAAAAGACAAATGCGCGGACAGAAG CTGAGATAGCAATGTTCGAGGGCACCATTGTAGTTTACAAGTTTGTTCAAGACCTTCACTTTTTTGTTACTGGTGGTGAAAATGAAAACGAGCTCATTTTAGCCACAGTTCTGCAGGGATTTTTTGATGCGGTTGGCATTCTCCTGAG AGGCAATGTGGACAAGAAGGAGGCACTTGAGAATTTGGATCTCATTTTACTGTGCCTTGATGAAATTGTGGACGGAGG TATTATTCTCGAGACCGATTCAAATGTTATAGCAAGTAAGGTTGCAAGTCACAGTATTGATGCTGGAGCTCCGTTGTCTGAGCAG ACAATAAGTCAAGCTTTGGCAACTGCCCGCGAACATCTAGCCAGGCAACTTCTTAAATGA
- the LOC137728691 gene encoding two-pore potassium channel 3-like has protein sequence MEKEPLLPYVGSPRRKLPSLSNLWPLPEDDEFTISLTPSEFKDRIIFGPATASPRDSSPLVDALTLPIHSPRTSRPPSSSSLLDSIATTQQDPQSQQPPTPQSWLIDPNYSWTKTNLHRSKTAPAMAVINEVANRRSVPRPQFGSQSIVRQGVVLLVIYLALGVIIYWFNRDHFAALETHPVVDALYFCIVTMCTIGYGDITPTTTATKLFSIAFVLVGFGFVDILLSGMVSYVLDLQENYFLRSLKGVGEKKESYIFDVKKGRMRIRMKVGLALGVVVLCIGIGVGVMHFVEKLGWLDSFYLSVMSVTTVGYGDRAFQSLPGRIFASVWLLVSTLAVARAFLYLAEARVDKRHRKMAKWVLGQDMTVSEFLAADIDNNGFVSKSEYVVYKLKEMGKVSEKDVMQICTQFDRLDTGNCGKISLADLLSRH, from the exons ATGGAGAAAGAGCCGTTGCTGCCATACGTAGGCAGTCCGAGAAGAAAGCTGCCATCTTTATCGAATCTCTGGCCACTTCCAGAAGACGATGAATTCACAATCTCTTTAACGCCTTCGGAGTTCAAAGACCGTATAATCTTTGGTCCTGCAACTGCTTCGCCTCGAGATTCTTCACCTCTCGTCGATGCATTGACTCTGCCTATCCAttctccaagaacttcaagaCCCCCTTCGTCTTCTTCTCTATTGGACTCCATAGCCACAACCCAACAGGACCCACAATCCCAACAGCCACCAACCCCGCAATCATGGCTCATTGACCCCAATTACTCGTGGACCAAAACCAACCTCCACCGCTCGAAAACAGCTCCTGCCATGGCCGTGATCAACGAGGTGGCCAACCGGCGCTCTGTTCCCAGACCCCAGTTCGGTTCGCAGTCGATTGTAAGACAAGGTGTTGTACTTCTTGTTATATATCTTGCATTGGGTGTGATTATATATTGGTTTAACCGTGATCATTTTGCGGCTCTGGAGACGCACCCTGTGGTTGATGCATTGTACTTCTGTATTGTGACAATGTGCACAATTGGGTATGGAGATATTACGCCTACTACTACTGCAACCAAGTTGTTTTCGATAGCGTTTGTGTTGGTGGGGTTCGGATTTGTAGACATTTTGCTGAGTGGGATGGTTAGTTATGTGCTTGATTTGCAAGAGAATTATTTTTTGAGGAGCCTTAAGGGTGTGGGTGAGAAAAAGGAGTCTTACATATTTGATGTTAAGAAGGGGAGGATGAGGATTAGGATGAAGGTGGGATTGGCATTGGGAGTTGTGGTTCTTTGCATCGGGATCGGTGTGGGTGTTATGCATTTTGTGGAAAAGCTTGGATGGTTGGATTCATTTTATCTTTCGGTTATGTCAGTTACCACAGTTGGGTATGGTGATCGGGCTTTTCAGTCTTTACCAGGCCGCATCTTTGCTTCAGTTTGGTTGCTTGTGTCGACGCTTGCAGTTGCTCGAGCATTTTTGTACTTGGCTGAGGCTAGGGTGGATAAACGGCATAGGAAGATGGCGAAGTGGGTTCTTGGTCAGGATATGACGGTTTCCGAGTTTCTTGCTGCTGACATTGACAATAACGGCTTTGTGAG TAAGTCGGAATATGTCGTATACAAACTCAAGGAGATGGGAAAGGTATCAGAGAAAGATGTAATGCAGATCTGCACCCAATTTGATAGGCTAGACACAGGAAACTGCGGAAAGATAAGCCTTGCTGATCTCTTGAGTCGACATTGA
- the LOC137729071 gene encoding probable methyltransferase At1g29790 — MGVTMGLNLLLLMAMVATNILSLYHLSSTLQTPKPPTPQPVPDHLLHQLHTLRATINHLTRDHPSPSTATAKTTKPDIPSDLLLYSQLSPIASSCHNHPDLVHKYMTYTPFSICPLDSDLAEALILRGCHPLPRRRCFTRTPPKPTSSLAVNPFPPSLPDSNVLWDKYSCKSFSCLGGKNPNLGFDLPHEVSNFMTYKSDLDLPIPQLFQIAKAANSVLRLGVDIGGGTGTFAARMKLYNVTVVTTTMNLGIPNNEAVALRGLIPIHAPLQQRLPVFDGVVDLVRCGHAVNRWIPVTALEFLLFDADRVLRGGGYLWLDKFFSKGVDLEKVFGPLIGKLGYRKVKWATANKNDSGGIKNGEVYLSALLQKPISK, encoded by the coding sequence ATGGGAGTGACAATGGGTCTGaatctgctgctgctgatggCTATGGTGGCCACCAACATACTCTCACTCTACcacctctcctccactctccaAACCCCAAAACCCCCAACTCCCCAGCCAGTCCCTGACCACCTCCTCCACCAGCTCCACACATTACGCGCCACCATCAACCACCTCACGCGCGACCACCCTTCACCATCAACCGCTACCGCCAAAACAACCAAACCCGACATCCCCTCAGATCTCCTCCTCTACTCTCAGCTCTCCCCCATCGCCTCCTCCTGCCACAACCACCCTGACCTCGTCCACAAGTACATGACCTACACCCCCTTCTCTATCTGCCCACTCGACTCCGACCTTGCCGAGGCGCTCATTCTCCGCGGCTGCCACCCGCTCCCCCGCCGTCGATGCTTCACAAGAACCCCACCAAAACCCACTTCTTCTCTCGCCGTGAATCCGTTTCCTCCTTCGCTTCCGGACTCCAATGTCTTGTGGGACAAGTATTCCTGCAAAAGCTTCAGCTGCCTCGGCGGCAAAAACCCCAACTTGGGCTTCGACCTGCCTCACGAAGTGTCCAATTTCATGACTTACAAGTCGGACCTCGACCTCCCAATCCCTCAGCTCTTCCAAATCGCCAAAGCCGCCAACTCGGTCCTCCGTCTCGGCGTCGACATCGGCGGCGGAACTGGGACTTTCGCGGCGAGGATGAAGCTTTACAATGTCACCGTTGTCACGACCACGATGAACCTCGGAATCCCCAACAATGAGGCGGTGGCGCTGAGAGGGTTGATCCCAATTCACGCGCCGCTGCAGCAGCGGTTGCCAGTGTTCGACGGGGTGGTGGATCTGGTGCGGTGCGGGCACGCAGTGAACCGGTGGATACCGGTGACGGCATTAGAGTTTTTGCTGTTTGATGCGGATAGAGTGTTGAGGGGAGGAGGGTACTTGTGGTTGGATAAATTTTTCAGCAAAGGGGTGGATCTTGAGAAGGTTTTTGGACCGTTGATTGGGAAATTGGGGTACAGGAAGGTGAAGTGGGCTACTGCAAATAAGAACGATTCCGGCGGGATCAAGAACGGCGAGGTTTACTTGTCTGCTCTGCTCCAAAAACCCATCTCGAAATGA